In Glycine max cultivar Williams 82 chromosome 4, Glycine_max_v4.0, whole genome shotgun sequence, the genomic stretch TTTTCACCTTCAACACACAAATTTTACAAGGAAGCGCGACCTGGTCCCTCTGCACTTGGGTTTTTAAATCCCACTGAAGCTGCTCGAGTGGCGCCTTCCAGCTACGACCTGAGCAGCTGCAGGTGCTGCAGCCTATGCCTGCAACTCTGCAAACCCAAGTGCAGGTGCTGAAGTCGCTGGTCAAACTAGCGCTTCCATGCACCTTTGGACGCGTCAATAGGAGCTGCGATATGCAGTCCTTTGTCGCCAGTCGCAGTGGCGACATGCCACGTAGCTCGTCCCTGTCGAAGGCGCCATCAGCACTGGCGCCATGCATGGCTGGTACGTAAAAAACAGCACCCCTATGGAAATTGTTTAGAAACAACCATACTTTGGAAAATAGTTTCTAAAAGAAACCTAAAGTGGGAAATTTGCCAAGTTTTTGCCCCAAAAATCTCGAGTTTTCCTTTCAAGGCAACACCTAGCTAGTCGAGCTCGAACTCGAATTTGATGTACAAAGTTAGAATTTGATGGACAAGTTGATTGAAATTTAGGACACAATGTTAGTACTGTTTAGCAACCACAAACAAGGCCGAAAATTAAACGAAAGCAGGTAGCCCAAGTCACAGTAAGGTCAGAAAGTCCAATTGATGAAATGTACGTTTCTAATGAAGAATTAATTAACTTTGTCACATTGCACCCCGATTT encodes the following:
- the LOC102659618 gene encoding uncharacterized protein; protein product: MHGASADGAFDRDELRGMSPLRLATKDCISQLLLTRPKVHGSASLTSDFSTCTWVCRVAGIGCSTCSCSGRSWKAPLEQLQWDLKTQVQRDQVALPCKICVLKVKKKVVACVERGSWWCCLVCVLPFSKSFKLYLLLGEQFLLVEECR